The Mus musculus strain C57BL/6J chromosome 16, GRCm38.p6 C57BL/6J DNA window CACACAGGTaggctggggtggaggtgggcCTGATGAAGTTTGAGTCCCGCGGCAAGGCTTGACAGTGCTCAGGCCATCTTCTCTTCTCGAAGACTTTGTGGCGCTGCTGACAGGACCGAGGTCGCAGGCGGTAGCTCGTGCTCGAGTCTCTTTGCTGCGCTCAAGTTTACGCTTCTCTGTCTCCTACCAGCGGTGAGACCGGGAAAAGGGCAAGGACTAGGAGTAGTAAAGGGGGCAATAAAGAGGAGCCTGTAGGCTATAGATCCAGTCTCACTGGACCTCTCTTCACAGGCTGGACCGTCCCAGCAGGGTTCGTTTCACAGATCCCACAGGCAACATCCTGTTTGAACACCCTGCAACCCCCACCCAGGATGGCCTGGTGAGATGATGCCATTTAAGAGTGCTTATCCAAAATCGGCACTTGCTGAGAGCATGCTTTGCATTGCCTCCTTTGGTTCTCACAACAGCCCAGTGGGAGAAAGGCCCTGACATTATGatgcccattttacagaggagggaACTGAGGCTCAGAATAGCAGAATGTGATTTGTTCAAGGTCATTTGGCTAGTAAGTGGTAAGCCAGGACTTAAAATCAAGGCTCATGGGTCCTTCTTAAGAGGGTCTGGGGTCTCCCTTCCATGCTCCTTCCTCATTAGACCTGGGTCTTTTAGGTGGCTTGTCCTGCATAATTACAGTAGgcattcttccctcttctctcaagGTCTGTGGGGTGTGGCGGGCAGTGCCTCGGCTGTCTGTGAGGCTCCTGAGGGCAGAGCAGCTTCGGGTAGCCCTTGTGACATCCACTCACCCTTCAGGAGAAGTCTGGGGGCCTCTCATTTGGCAGGGTGCTCTCGCTGCAGGTAAGGGGAGTGAGCAGTTCTCAGATGTCAAGAGCTGAGCCTTCAATAACCCAAGGGTGGGTGGACTGAAGAGAGGATTTTCTTATGGCTGTCATGGTCTAACACTCCCCAGAGACCTTCAGTGCCATCCTGACCCTGGAAGACCCACTGCAGCGGGGTGTGGGGGGCATAGCCCTgctcaccctcagtgacacagaaGATTCCTTGCATTTTTTGCTGCTCTTCCGGGGTCTGCTGGGAGGTGAGTGATGGGGAAGATGTATGTGAGGGCGTAGGGCGGGTGCTCACCTTTCAGAAATGCTCACATGTGCAGTGCTTGCAGGACTAGCTCAGGCTCCCTTGAAGCTTCAGATTCTCCACCAGGGACAGCTACTTCGGGAGCTCCAGGCCAACACCTCCGCTCAGGTAAGGGAAAGGAAGGCCTGTGTCTTGCCGAGGTTTACTCTGACCTCTTGCTGTTGCCCACCCCACTCTGCTCTGTTCACAGGAGCCAGGTTTTGCTGAGGTGCTGCCCAGCCTTACAGACCAAGAGATGGACTGGTTGGAGCTGGGGGAGCTGCAGATGGTCCTAGAGAAGGCGGGTGGGCCAGAGCTACGCATCAGTGGATACATCACCACCAGGCAGAGCTGTGATGGTGAGGAAGGGTGGGGCTTGGCACTGTGGGTACACATAACTCAGAGGCACAAACGTGTGCTGAGGAAGAGCCCAAAATACATATGGGGGTCTTGGGTGTCTGGGTGTGGGCAAGCCTGCTGCCACCTGTCTTGTCCCCTGCAGTCCTTCAAAGTGTCCTTTGTGGGGCTGATGCCCTGATCCCAGTCCAGACGGGTGCTGCTGGGTCAGCCAGCTTCATATTGCTAGGAAATGGCTCCCTTATCTATCAGGTAAGAGTCAGCAGCTGTAGGAGGCAGGGAGGCCAGCAGGGCAAGGCCTTGACCTTCAGGGGGAAAGGCTCTCGGTCTTGGCTGGCAATCCAATTGCCTTTCCCCAACCCTGCCCACCAGGTGCAAGTGGTAGGTACAGGTAGCGAGGTGGTGGCCATGACACTGGAGACCAAGCCTCAGCGGAAGAACCAGCGCACTGTCCTGTGCCACATGGCTGGACTCCAGCCGGGAGGACACATGGTGAGGGCTCCAGGCAGAGTTGTGCCAGGGCTGCCAATACATGGGCTGCGGGAAGCCAGGTTGGTTGAGTAGGGGTGTGTAGtactgttcacacacacatgggttctCTCAATGAGTTCTTTATTCATTTGACACGTTTTGGTAAACCTTAGGCTAGAAACCTTGTTCTCAGCAAGCTCATAGTGAAATAGGGAACACCACTCACGGGAACAGTGCAATAGCCCATGAGATAGTACTAATTGAACTTTTGGGGTCTGTCAGGCACGAACGTGGTTGCCTCCTTTGTGTACATTTTGCCTTTCCCAGTACCCTTTGATAAAGGAGAAGTAAAGACTCGCAGATGAGTAACTCTTCAAGGGTTGTGGTATGTCTAGGATGCGGCAGAGGAGGTTCTTGACACTCGACCTACAAAGTTCTTGTCCAGTGTTATTGGGATGAGGAAGGATATACGTGTGGTGGAGGCATAAGATATGGGAAGCCCTTGGCATCTGAAAGTGAGAGGGCTCATCCTTCTTTGACCCCTAGGCTGTGGGTATGTGCTCTGGGCTGGGTGCCCGAGGGGCTCATATGCTGCTACAGAACGAGCTGTTCCTGAATGTTGGTACCAAGGACTTCCCAGATGGAGAGCTTCGGGGGCATGTGACTGCCCTATGCTACAGTGGGCACAGTGCCCGCTATGACAGTGAGTGCCTCATGGTCTACCTGCCCACCTATGTCCTCTGACCTGCCATCCAAGCATCCAAAGAATTAGCCAGAGATCCAGAGCTTGAGCTGTCTGATCTCTGGTTGGCATTTAGAGAGGTGGGGATGTGTAGGGTGAAGCTACTGGCCAACCATCCCTGTTGCCATTGTGCAAGGAAGCTAAGACTTGCTATTCCCCAAGCCCTAGATCTGGGGTGGGGCAGGATGAGATTAAGAGCACAATCTCAGGTGTCATCTCTCATCTGTTTGGATTTAGGATTGCCTGTGCCTCTGGCAGGGGCACTAGTGCTGCCCCCTGTGCGGAGTCAGGCAGCAGGGCACGCCTGGCTCTCCTTGGATACACATTGTCACTTACACTATGAAGTTCTAttggctgggcttggtggctcagAGCAAGGAACTGTCACTGCCCACCTCCTTGGGCCTCCTGGGATGCCAGGGCCCCAGCGGCTGCTGAAGGGATTCTATGGCTCAGAGGTAAAGTCATAGAGATGGGAAGAAGCTTAGAAATTTTCTGCCTTTTTAGCTTGAAGGGCCATGTGGACCTGTGGTTGTGGTAGAGAGAGCAGGTGGCCTGGTATTACAGAGCAGGCTTGGCCGGCTGTAGGTGTCTGACAGACCTGGGTGTAAGTCTGATTCAGGCTTTACTATGCATTTTCTTTTGTGTCCTCTGTCCTAAATGATTTCCAGGACAGAGGTCCCAAGCCACAAAAGTAGTAGGTGGGATGGACCACATCCTCTTAAGTGGTGTGAGCTGCAGTCGCAGAGACCTAGTCTCACAGCTCTTCTCCAATGTGAGAAGGCCTTAATCATGGGTCTGTTTCTTTATCTGAAAATTGGAGACCATGGGCTGTGTCTTAAAGTGTCCCAAAGTGTCCTTgtggggctggaggggtggctcagcagtgtggctgctcttctgggggatccagtttcagttcccagcacccacttggtagctcacaaccatctgtaacttcagttacagggaatccaatgccctcttctggcctctatggacacCAGGCAAAAtgctaatacacataaataaaatgatataaaaaccCTGATGTGCCTTGTTTCTACTCCTTACTTGGTCTGTCTGCAGGCTCAGGGCGTGGTAAAAGATCTGGAGCCTGTGCTGCTGCGGCACCTGGCACAGGGCACTGCCTCCCTGCTCATCACCACCAAGAGTAGCCCCAGAGGAGAACTACGTGGGCAGGTATGTGAGGACAGTGCAGTTGCTTGTGTGCTCCGATCCCTGAGGTGGTAGTATTAAGTTCTTGCCAGTGATAAACATGAAGCCACACAGCTGCATAGGGAGGTCGTCAACCTAACGCCCTGGCTTTGCAACTGGGACGAGTCTTGAAGGGCAGAGTCTCCTCCTGGGCACTCCTGACAACAGCCAGCAGTGGTTGATAGAGACATGAAGGAGAACCCAGCCGGCCTGTTTCCCTCTCTTCCCAGGTGCACATTGCCAGTCAGTGTGAGGCGGGAGGCCTGCGTCTGGCCTCAGAAGGAGTGCAGATGCCCTTGGCTCCAAATGGAGAGGCGGCTACGTCACCcatgctgcctgctggccctggcCCTGAAGCCCCAGTACCAGCCAAACATGGCAGCCCTGGGAGACCCCGAGATCCTAACACATGTTTCTTCGAGGGGCAGCAGCGGCCCCACGGGGCTCGCTGGGCACCCAACTATGACCCACTCTGCTCCCTCTGCATCTGCCAGGTAGGATGTTTGGGTAAGGG harbors:
- the Chrd gene encoding chordin isoform X1, coding for MPSLPAPPAPRLLLGLLLLGSRPASGTGPEPPALPIRSEKEPLPVRGAAEPGAGITARATGQRPPAKPVPAGCSFGGKVYALDETWHPDLGEPFGVMRCVLCACEAPQWARRGRGPGRVSCKNIKPQCPTLACRQPRQLPGHCCQTCPQERSNLDPQPAGLVFEYPRDPEHRSYSDRGEPGVGERTRADGHTDFVALLTGPRSQAVARARVSLLRSSLRFSVSYQRLDRPSRVRFTDPTGNILFEHPATPTQDGLRRELRLRIAECDLFKVIWLVCGVWRAVPRLSVRLLRAEQLRVALVTSTHPSGEVWGPLIWQGALAAETFSAILTLEDPLQRGVGGIALLTLSDTEDSLHFLLLFRGLLGGLAQAPLKLQILHQGQLLRELQANTSAQEPGFAEVLPSLTDQEMDWLELGELQMVLEKAGGPELRISGYITTRQSCDVLQSVLCGADALIPVQTGAAGSASFILLGNGSLIYQVQVVGTGSEVVAMTLETKPQRKNQRTVLCHMAGLQPGGHMAVGMCSGLGARGAHMLLQNELFLNVGTKDFPDGELRGHVTALCYSGHSARYDRLPVPLAGALVLPPVRSQAAGHAWLSLDTHCHLHYEVLLAGLGGSEQGTVTAHLLGPPGMPGPQRLLKGFYGSEAQGVVKDLEPVLLRHLAQGTASLLITTKSSPRGELRGQVHIASQCEAGGLRLASEGVQMPLAPNGEAATSPMLPAGPGPEAPVPAKHGSPGRPRDPNTCFFEGQQRPHGARWAPNYDPLCSLCICQRRTVICDPVVCPPPSCPHPVQALDQCCPVCPEKQRSRDLPSLPNLEPGEGCYFDGDRSWRAAGTRWHPVVPPFGLIKCAVCTCKGATGEVHCEKVQCPRLACAQPVRANPTDCCKQCPVGSGTNAKLGDPMQADGPRGCRFAGQWFPENQSWHPSVPPFGEMSCITCRCGAGVPHCERDDCSPPLSCGSGKESRCCSHCTAQRSASETRTLPELEKEAEHS
- the Chrd gene encoding chordin isoform X9 gives rise to the protein MMPILQRRELRLRIAECDLFKVIWLVCGVWRAVPRLSVRLLRAEQLRVALVTSTHPSGEVWGPLIWQGALAAETFSAILTLEDPLQRGVGGIALLTLSDTEDSLHFLLLFRGLLGGLAQAPLKLQILHQGQLLRELQANTSAQEPGFAEVLPSLTDQEMDWLELGELQMVLEKAGGPELRISGYITTRQSCDVLQSVLCGADALIPVQTGAAGSASFILLGNGSLIYQVQVVGTGSEVVAMTLETKPQRKNQRTVLCHMAGLQPGGHMAVGMCSGLGARGAHMLLQNELFLNVGTKDFPDGELRGHVTALCYSGHSARYDRLPVPLAGALVLPPVRSQAAGHAWLSLDTHCHLHYEVLLAGLGGSEQGTVTAHLLGPPGMPGPQRLLKGFYGSEAQGVVKDLEPVLLRHLAQGTASLLITTKSSPRGELRGQVHIASQCEAGGLRLASEGVQMPLAPNGEAATSPMLPAGPGPEAPVPAKHGSPGRPRDPNTCFFEGQQRPHGARWAPNYDPLCSLCICQRRTVICDPVVCPPPSCPHPVQALDQCCPVCPEKQRSRDLPSLPNLEPGEGCYFDGDRSWRAAGTRWHPVVPPFGLIKCAVCTCKGATGEVHCEKVQCPRLACAQPVRANPTDCCKQCPVGSGTNAKLGDPMQADGPRGCRFAGQWFPENQSWHPSVPPFGEMSCITCRCGAGVPHCERDDCSPPLSCGSGKESRCCSHCTAQRSASETRTLPELEKEAEHS
- the Chrd gene encoding chordin isoform X10, with amino-acid sequence MDWLELGELQMVLEKAGGPELRISGYITTRQSCDVLQSVLCGADALIPVQTGAAGSASFILLGNGSLIYQVQVVGTGSEVVAMTLETKPQRKNQRTVLCHMAGLQPGGHMAVGMCSGLGARGAHMLLQNELFLNVGTKDFPDGELRGHVTALCYSGHSARYDRLPVPLAGALVLPPVRSQAAGHAWLSLDTHCHLHYEVLLAGLGGSEQGTVTAHLLGPPGMPGPQRLLKGFYGSEAQGVVKDLEPVLLRHLAQGTASLLITTKSSPRGELRGQVHIASQCEAGGLRLASEGVQMPLAPNGEAATSPMLPAGPGPEAPVPAKHGSPGRPRDPNTCFFEGQQRPHGARWAPNYDPLCSLCICQRRTVICDPVVCPPPSCPHPVQALDQCCPVCPEKQRSRDLPSLPNLEPGEGCYFDGDRSWRAAGTRWHPVVPPFGLIKCAVCTCKGATGEVHCEKVQCPRLACAQPVRANPTDCCKQCPVGSGTNAKLGDPMQADGPRGCRFAGQWFPENQSWHPSVPPFGEMSCITCRCGAGVPHCERDDCSPPLSCGSGKESRCCSHCTAQRSSETRTLPELEKEAEHS
- the Chrd gene encoding chordin isoform 3 (isoform 3 is encoded by transcript variant 3), giving the protein MCSGLGARGAHMLLQNELFLNVGTKDFPDGELRGHVTALCYSGHSARYDRLPVPLAGALVLPPVRSQAAGHAWLSLDTHCHLHYEVLLAGLGGSEQGTVTAHLLGPPGMPGPQRLLKGFYGSEAQGVVKDLEPVLLRHLAQGTASLLITTKSSPRGELRGQVHIASQCEAGGLRLASEGVQMPLAPNGEAATSPMLPAGPGPEAPVPAKHGSPGRPRDPNTCFFEGQQRPHGARWAPNYDPLCSLCICQRRTVICDPVVCPPPSCPHPVQALDQCCPVCPEKQRSRDLPSLPNLEPGEGCYFDGDRSWRAAGTRWHPVVPPFGLIKCAVCTCKGATGEVHCEKVQCPRLACAQPVRANPTDCCKQCPVGSGTNAKLGDPMQADGPRGCRFAGQWFPENQSWHPSVPPFGEMSCITCRCGAGVPHCERDDCSPPLSCGSGKESRCCSHCTAQRSSETRTLPELEKEAEHS